In Luteimonas viscosa, the following proteins share a genomic window:
- a CDS encoding MOSC domain-containing protein encodes MNHYRPSFADPERPDKSRTVVRTPAGATFDVTDPALAAELHPDGARMIRQDRGVFDSFPLSLVTSGTISRLAEAVGTPLEVGRFRPNILVEATDGQPFAEDDWLGCVLHVGAMRMRVDKRDGRCVVITIDPVTGERNPAILRTVARERQGCLGVYASTVTPGRIALGDPVLVESPA; translated from the coding sequence ATGAACCACTATCGGCCGTCGTTCGCCGATCCGGAGCGCCCGGACAAGTCGCGGACCGTCGTGCGGACGCCGGCGGGCGCGACGTTCGACGTTACCGACCCCGCGCTCGCGGCGGAGCTGCACCCGGACGGCGCCCGGATGATCCGCCAGGATCGCGGCGTGTTCGACAGCTTCCCGCTCTCGCTCGTCACGAGCGGCACGATCTCGCGGCTCGCAGAGGCGGTGGGTACGCCGCTCGAGGTGGGGCGATTCCGGCCGAACATCCTGGTGGAAGCGACCGATGGCCAGCCGTTCGCCGAGGACGACTGGCTGGGCTGCGTGCTGCACGTGGGCGCCATGCGCATGCGCGTGGACAAGCGCGATGGCCGCTGCGTCGTCATCACCATCGACCCGGTGACGGGCGAGCGCAACCCGGCGATCCTGCGCACGGTCGCGCGCGAGCGCCAAGGCTGCCTCGGCGTCTACGCCTCGACCGTGACGCCGGGGCGCATCGCGCTCGGCGATCCGGTGCTGGTCGAGTCTCCGGCCTGA
- a CDS encoding CopG family transcriptional regulator, with amino-acid sequence MAEPRPRALADSEKITINLGVVDLGQIDLLVQEGFYSNRTDLIRTAIRNQLATHGDALRNTLARRTLVVGLQDYGRPELEAARDAGERLRIQALGLVRIAEDVTPDLAREAIESIAVLGVLQASPQVKAALAGRIH; translated from the coding sequence ATGGCCGAGCCCCGCCCGCGCGCCCTTGCCGACAGCGAGAAGATCACCATCAACCTCGGCGTCGTCGACCTGGGCCAGATCGACCTGCTGGTGCAGGAAGGCTTCTATTCCAACCGCACCGACCTGATCCGCACCGCCATCCGCAACCAGCTTGCGACGCATGGCGATGCGCTGCGCAACACGCTGGCGCGCCGCACGCTGGTGGTCGGCCTGCAGGATTACGGCCGCCCCGAACTGGAGGCCGCGCGAGATGCCGGCGAGCGCCTGCGGATCCAGGCCCTGGGACTGGTGCGGATCGCGGAAGACGTCACCCCGGACCTGGCACGCGAGGCGATCGAGTCGATCGCCGTGCTCGGCGTGCTCCAGGCAAGCCCGCAGGTCAAGGCCGCATTGGCCGGCCGCATCCACTGA
- a CDS encoding MOSC N-terminal beta barrel domain-containing protein, producing MNCRSVGRVVGLWRYPVKSMAAEALPEVDVSWHGFAGDRRWAFVRDGVAHSGFPG from the coding sequence ATGAACTGCAGGTCTGTCGGCCGCGTGGTCGGCTTGTGGCGTTACCCGGTGAAGTCGATGGCGGCCGAGGCCCTGCCGGAGGTCGACGTGAGTTGGCACGGATTCGCCGGGGACCGGCGCTGGGCGTTCGTGCGCGATGGCGTGGCACACAGCGGGTTCCCTGGCTGA
- a CDS encoding pseudouridine synthase produces MPGTNPVRPDRTHTLSGERAIPTNVDPPPPSRLQLPPGPWATVLEALCAHFPRVDEATWRDRFARGRVLDGDGRALDVSTAYRVGAEVRYFREVADEPDIPFAETVIHADAHLVVACKPHFLPVAPTGAYVRETLLTRLVRRLGNPSLVPLHRIDRETAGLVMFSADPGSRAAYSALFRERRIRKHYLALAPPLPDLAFPHVHRSRLARGEPFFRMREVPGAPDSETLIEVVARGEHAWTYRLEAVTGRKHQLRVHMAALGAPILHDRFYPALQDPGPDEHRRPLQLFAHALAFDDPLDAAPRRFVAAPDFAVAAMPPQ; encoded by the coding sequence ATGCCCGGCACCAACCCGGTCCGTCCGGACCGGACACACACGCTATCCGGGGAACGAGCGATCCCGACCAACGTCGATCCGCCGCCGCCCAGCCGCCTGCAACTGCCGCCCGGGCCCTGGGCGACCGTGCTCGAAGCCCTGTGCGCGCACTTCCCGCGCGTGGACGAGGCCACCTGGCGCGACCGCTTCGCGCGCGGCCGCGTGCTGGACGGCGACGGGCGCGCGCTCGATGTCTCGACCGCGTACCGCGTGGGCGCCGAGGTCCGGTATTTCCGGGAGGTGGCGGACGAGCCCGACATCCCGTTCGCCGAGACCGTGATCCACGCCGACGCGCACCTGGTGGTGGCCTGCAAGCCGCACTTCCTGCCGGTGGCGCCGACGGGCGCGTACGTGCGCGAGACGCTGCTGACGCGACTGGTCCGCCGCCTCGGGAATCCCTCGCTGGTACCGCTGCACCGGATCGACCGCGAGACGGCCGGACTGGTGATGTTCTCGGCCGATCCCGGCAGTCGCGCGGCCTATTCGGCGCTGTTCCGCGAGCGGCGCATCCGCAAGCATTACCTGGCCCTCGCGCCGCCATTGCCCGATCTGGCGTTTCCGCACGTGCACCGCAGCCGGCTGGCGCGCGGCGAGCCGTTCTTCCGCATGCGCGAGGTGCCGGGCGCGCCCGACAGCGAGACACTGATCGAGGTGGTCGCGCGCGGCGAACACGCCTGGACCTACCGCCTGGAAGCGGTCACCGGGCGCAAGCACCAGTTGCGGGTGCACATGGCGGCGCTGGGCGCGCCGATCCTGCACGACCGATTCTATCCGGCGTTGCAGGACCCCGGGCCGGACGAGCACCGCCGACCGCTGCAACTGTTCGCCCACGCGCTGGCCTTCGACGATCCGCTCGACGCAGCGCCCCGACGTTTCGTGGCGGCGCCGGATTTCGCGGTCGCGGCCATGCCGCCGCAATAG
- a CDS encoding EAL domain-containing protein → MFLQRFFGEQTPDPRPCANCRGDQRLDFDIRMAFQPVVDARDRSIYGYEALVRTAEGGGAGEVLARVEPEQLYRFDQTCRVKAIVTAAELGLRQRLFINFFPNAVYEPATCIRLTLLAAQMSGFPTEHLVFEAAESEEIRDQAHVARIFRDYRSRGFQTAIDDFGAGYAGLPSLTAFQPDLIKLDMGLVRGIDADSVRQAIVAGVARIASGIGSTLLAEGVETAAEYRTLREIGIDLFQGYLFGRPALERLDTVPDATWAGLAG, encoded by the coding sequence ATGTTCTTGCAGCGGTTTTTCGGGGAACAGACGCCGGATCCGCGGCCTTGTGCGAACTGCCGGGGCGACCAGCGCCTGGATTTCGATATCCGGATGGCGTTCCAGCCCGTGGTCGACGCCCGGGACCGGTCCATCTACGGCTATGAAGCCCTGGTGCGCACCGCCGAAGGAGGCGGGGCGGGCGAGGTGCTGGCGCGGGTGGAGCCCGAGCAGTTGTACCGTTTCGACCAGACCTGCCGGGTCAAGGCGATCGTCACCGCGGCGGAACTGGGCCTGCGGCAGCGGCTGTTCATCAATTTCTTCCCGAACGCGGTGTACGAGCCCGCCACCTGCATCCGGCTGACCCTGCTCGCGGCGCAGATGAGCGGCTTTCCGACCGAGCACCTGGTCTTCGAAGCCGCGGAGTCCGAGGAAATCCGCGACCAGGCGCATGTCGCGCGCATCTTCCGCGACTACCGCAGCCGCGGTTTCCAGACCGCGATCGACGACTTCGGCGCGGGCTACGCCGGCCTGCCCAGCCTGACCGCGTTCCAGCCGGACCTGATCAAGCTCGACATGGGCCTGGTCCGCGGCATCGACGCCGATTCCGTACGCCAGGCCATCGTCGCGGGCGTTGCCAGGATCGCCAGCGGCATCGGCTCGACGCTGCTGGCCGAGGGCGTCGAGACGGCGGCCGAGTACCGGACCCTGCGGGAGATCGGCATCGACCTGTTCCAGGGCTATCTGTTCGGCAGGCCGGCCCTGGAACGGTTGGACACGGTGCCCGATGCGACTTGGGCGGGCCTGGCGGGATAG
- a CDS encoding ABC transporter permease, whose product MNWHAIRAIYRFEMARTFRTITQSIASPVLSTSLYFVVFGAAIGSRMGEIDGVSYGAFIIPGLIMLSLLNESISNASFGIYMPKWAGTIYELLSAPVSYVEVVIGYVGAAATKSLMLGVLILVTARVFVPYEIAHPLWMLAFLLLTAVTFSLFGFIIGLWADDFQKLQVIPLMIVTPLTFLGGAFYSISMLPPVWQKITLFNPVVYLISGFRWSFYGVSDVGVGISMAAILGFLALCLGAVWWIFRTGWKLKA is encoded by the coding sequence ATGAACTGGCACGCGATCCGCGCGATCTACCGTTTCGAGATGGCGCGCACCTTCCGCACCATCACCCAGTCGATCGCCTCGCCGGTGCTGTCGACCTCGCTGTACTTCGTGGTGTTCGGCGCGGCCATCGGCTCGCGCATGGGCGAGATCGACGGCGTTTCGTACGGGGCGTTCATCATCCCCGGCCTGATCATGCTGTCGCTGTTGAACGAGAGCATCTCCAACGCCTCGTTCGGGATCTACATGCCCAAGTGGGCGGGCACGATCTACGAACTGCTCTCCGCGCCGGTGTCGTACGTCGAGGTGGTGATCGGCTACGTCGGCGCGGCGGCGACCAAGTCGCTGATGCTGGGCGTGCTGATCCTGGTGACGGCGCGCGTGTTCGTGCCCTACGAGATCGCGCATCCGCTGTGGATGCTGGCCTTCCTGCTGCTGACCGCGGTCACCTTCAGCCTGTTCGGTTTCATCATCGGGCTGTGGGCCGACGACTTCCAGAAGCTGCAGGTGATCCCGCTGATGATCGTGACCCCGCTGACCTTCCTGGGCGGCGCGTTCTACTCGATCAGCATGCTGCCGCCGGTCTGGCAGAAGATCACCCTGTTCAATCCCGTGGTGTACCTGATCAGCGGCTTCCGCTGGAGTTTCTACGGGGTCTCCGACGTCGGCGTGGGCATCAGCATGGCGGCGATCCTGGGCTTCCTCGCGCTGTGCCTGGGCGCGGTGTGGTGGATCTTCAGGACCGGCTGGAAGCTCAAGGCCTGA
- a CDS encoding extracellular catalytic domain type 1 short-chain-length polyhydroxyalkanoate depolymerase yields MKPGNDTMLRAMRQMQEGDLHAATRTLQQALGGDVGATAAASGPDVRQNGDAPGATLEGEFRVIGSGRASSADARRDADTDTGTARDPRREADHREDARATTAAADARGATATLSGLWQRAVTMPPGAGGQPAFRSSRRGEVRTGGLPMHRFSCEAGDLQYGLHIPPGLDPAGAPLLVMLHGCTQTPADFARGTRMNQLADVHGYVVAWPAQSAERNQNRCWNWFRGSDQQRGQGEPAMLAALTRHLVASHRLDANRVYVAGLSAGGAMAAVLASTHPDVYAAIGVHSGLPIGLASDVPSAFAAMRKGGVSRRGASAARRPLVPAIVFHGDSDTTVHPGNGQGVVEQSLGSAGGAAHAATSSTVERDGTPGGRSSTRTLHRTADGRIAAEHWIVHGSGHAWSGGDAAGSYTDPQGPDASAQMLRFFDGCRHAAG; encoded by the coding sequence ATGAAACCCGGCAACGACACCATGCTCCGCGCGATGCGCCAGATGCAGGAAGGCGACCTGCACGCCGCCACGCGCACCCTCCAGCAGGCGCTCGGCGGCGATGTCGGCGCGACGGCGGCAGCGTCCGGGCCGGACGTGCGGCAGAACGGGGACGCGCCGGGCGCGACCCTCGAGGGCGAGTTCCGCGTGATCGGGAGTGGCAGGGCGTCCTCCGCCGACGCGCGCCGCGATGCCGATACCGACACAGGTACCGCACGCGATCCCCGCCGCGAAGCCGATCACCGCGAGGACGCGCGCGCCACCACGGCTGCCGCTGATGCCCGCGGCGCGACGGCGACGCTTTCGGGCTTGTGGCAACGCGCCGTGACCATGCCGCCCGGCGCCGGCGGGCAGCCTGCCTTCCGGTCCTCGCGGCGCGGCGAGGTCCGGACCGGTGGCCTGCCGATGCACCGATTCTCCTGCGAAGCGGGCGACCTGCAGTACGGGCTGCACATCCCCCCGGGGCTCGACCCGGCTGGCGCGCCATTGCTGGTGATGCTGCACGGCTGCACCCAGACGCCCGCGGATTTCGCCCGCGGCACGCGCATGAACCAGCTCGCGGACGTGCACGGCTACGTCGTCGCCTGGCCCGCGCAGTCGGCCGAGCGCAACCAGAACCGGTGCTGGAACTGGTTCCGCGGCAGCGACCAGCAACGCGGGCAGGGCGAACCGGCGATGCTTGCCGCACTCACCCGGCACCTGGTCGCCAGCCACCGGCTCGACGCGAATCGCGTGTACGTGGCCGGCCTGTCCGCGGGGGGCGCGATGGCCGCGGTGCTCGCCAGCACCCACCCGGACGTCTATGCCGCCATCGGCGTGCACTCCGGCCTGCCGATCGGCCTGGCCAGCGACGTGCCTTCGGCGTTCGCCGCCATGCGCAAGGGCGGCGTCTCGCGGCGAGGCGCGTCCGCGGCGCGCCGTCCCCTGGTGCCGGCGATCGTCTTCCACGGCGACAGCGACACCACCGTGCATCCGGGCAATGGCCAGGGCGTGGTCGAACAGAGCCTGGGCAGCGCCGGTGGGGCCGCTCACGCTGCCACGTCCAGCACCGTCGAGCGCGACGGCACACCAGGCGGGCGCAGTTCGACCCGCACCCTCCACCGCACCGCGGACGGCCGCATCGCGGCCGAACACTGGATCGTCCACGGCTCCGGACATGCCTGGTCCGGCGGCGATGCGGCCGGGAGTTACACCGATCCGCAAGGACCCGATGCCTCGGCACAGATGCTGCGGTTCTTCGACGGCTGCAGGCACGCCGCAGGTTGA
- a CDS encoding GFA family protein codes for MSLPEQDSSTDVLSGRCHCGNAGWRMSGDPGPVTACNCTLCRRYGALWAYDYEHERIAIDGDTRIYTRVAKADPALEIHFCPACACVVCWRGLRLHEGGRRRMAVNVRLADPDAVAHLPIDHFDGLDSFDDLPPDGRCVRDMWF; via the coding sequence ATGTCGCTCCCGGAACAGGACTCGAGTACCGACGTGTTGTCCGGCCGGTGCCACTGCGGCAATGCGGGCTGGCGCATGTCGGGCGACCCGGGACCGGTCACGGCCTGCAACTGCACCCTGTGCCGCCGCTACGGGGCGCTGTGGGCCTACGACTACGAGCATGAACGCATCGCCATCGACGGCGACACCCGTATCTACACCCGCGTGGCCAAGGCCGACCCCGCGCTCGAGATCCACTTCTGCCCCGCCTGCGCCTGCGTGGTGTGCTGGCGCGGCTTGCGGTTGCATGAAGGCGGGCGACGCCGGATGGCGGTCAACGTGCGGCTGGCCGATCCCGACGCGGTCGCGCATCTGCCGATCGACCATTTCGATGGCCTCGACAGCTTCGACGACCTGCCCCCCGACGGTCGCTGCGTGCGGGACATGTGGTTCTAG
- a CDS encoding glutaminase: MRKPPHNPHDLGRHDLDDILGTIDEEVRQRFGEGKVADYIPSLADVPRDRFGIALALPDGAVHEAGHSRERFSIQSVSKVYTLTLALEAIGEELWKRVDREPSGDPFNSLVQLEYEKGIPRNPFMNAGALISADVILSNFEDAEATLLAFMRARSGNPDVGTDEVVARSERESGYRNVAVANFIRSFGNMDNDVQDVLDFYYLQCSLRMDCVDLARSVRYLADAGHCASSDVQVTTAEGATRINSLMMTAGTYDAAGDFAFYVGLPAKSGVGGGIVAVVPHVMGLSVWSPGLDEKGNSLLGRYALHRFTRMTGLSVF, translated from the coding sequence ATGCGCAAGCCCCCGCACAATCCGCACGACCTCGGCCGCCACGACCTGGACGATATCCTCGGCACCATCGACGAGGAGGTGCGGCAGCGTTTCGGCGAAGGCAAGGTCGCCGACTACATCCCCTCGCTGGCCGACGTGCCCAGGGACCGCTTCGGCATCGCCCTGGCCTTGCCGGACGGCGCGGTCCACGAAGCGGGCCATTCGCGCGAGCGCTTCTCGATCCAGAGCGTGTCCAAGGTGTACACGCTGACGCTGGCGCTGGAGGCGATCGGCGAGGAGCTGTGGAAGCGGGTCGATCGCGAGCCGTCCGGCGATCCGTTCAACTCCCTGGTGCAGCTGGAGTACGAGAAGGGGATCCCGCGCAATCCCTTCATGAACGCCGGCGCCTTGATCTCCGCCGACGTGATCCTGTCGAATTTCGAGGATGCGGAGGCGACGCTGCTGGCCTTCATGCGTGCCCGCTCGGGCAATCCAGACGTGGGCACGGACGAAGTGGTGGCCAGGTCCGAGCGCGAGAGCGGCTACCGCAACGTGGCCGTGGCCAACTTCATCCGCAGCTTCGGCAACATGGACAACGACGTGCAGGATGTCCTGGATTTCTACTACCTGCAGTGTTCGCTGCGGATGGACTGCGTGGATCTGGCGCGCAGCGTGCGCTACCTGGCCGATGCCGGCCATTGCGCGTCGTCGGACGTGCAGGTGACCACGGCGGAGGGCGCGACGCGCATCAATTCGCTGATGATGACCGCGGGCACCTACGATGCGGCGGGCGACTTCGCGTTCTACGTCGGGCTGCCCGCCAAGAGCGGGGTGGGCGGCGGCATCGTCGCGGTGGTGCCGCACGTGATGGGCCTTAGCGTGTGGTCGCCGGGGCTGGACGAGAAGGGCAATTCGCTGCTCGGGCGCTATGCGCTGCACCGCTTCACCCGGATGACGGGGTTGTCGGTGTTCTGA
- a CDS encoding FMN-dependent NADH-azoreductase: MTHLLHLDASARPGRRGIDPHGSHTRALSHRFIARWRAARPHDPVRYRDLGAAPPRLVDHDWIRAEFTPRNRREPWMIERLAESDAMVDEVIGSDLLVIGAPLYNFGMPAPLKAWIDAIVRIGRTVVFDPSREEDPYVPLLADRPRRVVLLSSRGGFGMDAGGPLAHMNHLDPHLRTALGFIGIHDLRGIAIENEEFGGGRLAASVAEAETNVDRLVDTLLAEIDAPAVPAEPLPA, encoded by the coding sequence ATGACCCACCTCCTGCATCTCGACGCCAGCGCCCGCCCGGGCCGGCGTGGCATCGACCCGCACGGCTCGCATACGCGCGCGCTGAGCCATCGTTTCATCGCCCGCTGGCGTGCCGCGCGCCCGCACGATCCGGTCCGCTACCGGGATCTGGGTGCCGCGCCGCCACGACTGGTCGACCACGACTGGATCCGGGCGGAATTCACCCCGCGCAACCGTCGCGAGCCGTGGATGATCGAACGCCTGGCCGAAAGCGATGCGATGGTCGACGAAGTGATCGGCAGCGACCTGCTGGTGATCGGCGCGCCGCTGTACAACTTCGGCATGCCCGCCCCGCTGAAGGCATGGATCGACGCGATCGTGCGCATCGGTCGGACCGTGGTGTTCGATCCTTCGCGCGAGGAGGATCCTTACGTGCCCCTGCTGGCCGACCGGCCGCGGCGCGTGGTGCTGCTGTCGTCGCGCGGTGGCTTCGGCATGGACGCGGGCGGGCCGCTGGCGCACATGAACCACCTCGACCCGCACCTGCGCACCGCGCTCGGATTCATCGGCATCCACGACCTGCGCGGCATCGCGATCGAGAACGAAGAGTTCGGCGGCGGACGCCTGGCCGCGTCGGTGGCGGAGGCCGAGACGAACGTCGACCGGCTGGTCGATACCTTGCTGGCGGAGATCGACGCGCCTGCCGTGCCGGCCGAACCGCTCCCGGCCTGA
- a CDS encoding NIPSNAP family protein, translating into MITCVIHYTIDPAKTEAFERFAREWVRLVNLHGGRHHGYFLPGEGASDKALALFSFDSLASYERYRARFGHDPEFLAADRIRDESGCVLRYERTFMRPLLED; encoded by the coding sequence ATGATCACCTGCGTGATCCACTACACCATCGATCCGGCGAAGACCGAGGCGTTCGAACGCTTCGCCCGGGAATGGGTACGGCTGGTGAACCTGCATGGCGGCCGCCATCACGGCTACTTCCTGCCCGGCGAGGGCGCCAGTGACAAGGCGCTGGCGCTTTTCAGCTTCGACAGCCTCGCCAGCTACGAGCGCTACCGCGCGCGCTTCGGCCACGACCCCGAGTTCCTTGCCGCCGACAGGATCCGGGACGAGTCGGGTTGCGTGCTGCGCTACGAGCGGACCTTCATGCGGCCGCTGCTCGAAGACTGA
- a CDS encoding ABC transporter ATP-binding protein, translating to MSSIISIQNLSKTYRSGFQALKSVDLEIRKGEILALLGPNGAGKTTLISIVCGIVNPSEGTVTADGHDIVRDYRAARAKIGLVPQELSTDAFETVWATVKFSRGLFGKAPDPAYLEKVLRDLSLWDKKDSKIMTLSGGMKRRVLIAKALSHEPAILFLDEPTAGVDVELRRDMWEMVRKLRESGVTIILTTHYIEEAEEMADRIGVIDKGELVLVEDKHVLMRKLGKKQLTLALQEPLERIPGELSTLALELADEGRTLVYTFDSQTDQTGIAALLRRLGELGIDFKDLHSSESSLEEIFVGLVHAGGREARA from the coding sequence GTGTCTTCCATCATTTCGATCCAGAACCTCAGCAAGACGTACCGGTCGGGTTTCCAGGCCCTCAAGTCGGTCGACCTGGAGATCCGCAAGGGCGAGATCCTCGCGCTGCTCGGGCCCAACGGCGCCGGCAAGACCACCCTGATCAGCATCGTCTGCGGCATCGTCAACCCGAGCGAGGGCACGGTGACCGCCGACGGCCACGACATCGTGCGCGACTACCGCGCCGCGCGGGCGAAGATCGGCCTGGTGCCGCAGGAACTGTCGACCGACGCGTTCGAGACGGTGTGGGCCACGGTGAAGTTCAGCCGCGGCCTGTTCGGCAAGGCGCCGGACCCGGCGTACCTGGAGAAGGTGCTGCGCGACCTGTCGCTGTGGGACAAGAAGGACAGCAAGATCATGACCCTGTCCGGAGGCATGAAGCGCCGGGTGCTGATCGCCAAGGCGCTGTCGCACGAACCGGCCATCCTGTTCCTGGACGAACCCACCGCGGGCGTCGACGTGGAGCTGCGCCGCGACATGTGGGAGATGGTGCGCAAGCTGCGCGAGAGCGGGGTGACCATCATCCTGACCACGCACTACATCGAGGAAGCCGAGGAGATGGCCGACCGCATCGGCGTGATCGACAAGGGCGAGCTGGTGCTGGTGGAGGACAAGCACGTGCTGATGCGCAAGCTGGGCAAGAAGCAGCTGACCCTCGCGCTGCAGGAGCCGCTGGAGCGGATCCCCGGGGAGCTGTCCACGCTGGCGCTGGAGCTGGCCGACGAGGGCCGCACCCTGGTCTACACCTTCGATTCGCAGACCGACCAGACCGGGATCGCCGCGCTGCTGCGGCGGCTGGGCGAGCTGGGGATCGACTTCAAGGACCTGCATTCGAGCGAGAGCTCGCTGGAGGAGATCTTCGTGGGCCTGGTGCACGCCGGCGGCCGGGAGGCACGCGCATGA
- a CDS encoding alpha/beta fold hydrolase translates to MNPFPHRVIATLLGAMLLACVAAPLLAAEKQTFVLVHGATAGGWEWKRTGQFLTDDGHTVYRPTLTGLGEREHLNSADIDLQTHIDDVVNLILFEDLHDVVLTGHSYGGMVVTGVMDRIPGRLRHVVFLDAAVPEDGQSIWDLFGNDSPPDPERFRDGFMQVPWVEPGAKPPYNVKQSIKCFNQPVSYRNPAALALPVTYVAFVPKDQSAEQRAKTDRSWQNAQARGWTIRTFPGGHVAQQEDPRGVASLIAASVADRNATPAPAGE, encoded by the coding sequence ATGAACCCGTTCCCACACCGCGTCATCGCGACGCTCCTCGGCGCCATGCTGCTCGCTTGCGTCGCCGCTCCTCTGCTCGCCGCCGAAAAGCAGACCTTCGTGCTCGTCCATGGCGCCACCGCCGGCGGCTGGGAATGGAAGCGCACCGGCCAGTTCCTGACCGATGACGGGCATACGGTCTACCGCCCCACCCTCACGGGCCTGGGCGAGCGCGAGCACCTCAACAGCGCCGACATCGACCTGCAGACCCATATCGACGACGTGGTCAACCTGATCCTGTTCGAGGACCTGCACGACGTGGTGCTCACCGGCCACAGCTACGGCGGCATGGTGGTCACCGGCGTCATGGACCGGATCCCCGGGCGGCTGCGCCATGTGGTGTTCCTCGACGCCGCCGTGCCGGAAGACGGCCAGTCGATCTGGGACCTGTTCGGCAACGATTCGCCGCCCGATCCGGAGCGCTTCAGGGACGGCTTCATGCAGGTGCCGTGGGTCGAGCCCGGCGCGAAGCCGCCGTACAACGTCAAGCAGTCGATCAAGTGCTTCAACCAGCCGGTGTCCTACCGCAATCCCGCCGCGCTGGCACTGCCGGTGACCTATGTCGCCTTCGTGCCGAAGGACCAGTCCGCGGAGCAGCGTGCGAAGACCGACAGGAGCTGGCAGAACGCGCAGGCCCGCGGCTGGACCATCCGCACCTTCCCCGGCGGGCACGTCGCGCAGCAGGAAGACCCGCGCGGCGTGGCGTCGCTGATCGCCGCTTCGGTGGCCGATCGCAACGCCACGCCAGCACCTGCCGGGGAATAG
- a CDS encoding LysR substrate-binding domain-containing protein: MNRRLPSLSALRAFEAVARLGSAKRAAGELSVTPAAISHQIRQLEGELGLALFVRRPRQLLPTPQGQELQRSLTGAFGAMAAAVERVRAPQRRSLTLSTTPAVASRWLVPRLPQLREACPGLDLRIHVSHEPVALDGIEADAAIRYGSGHWPGLIAYRLFANVFAPVCSPTLALREPREMTRHTLLHFAPPGARSAPVDWPAWQRRARVPGLDAGIGPVFSDETHTISAALAGQGVALMSLALVADELAIGSLVQPFGPQLQAEPFHLVHPEDGREDCWLTTLRDWILGLPQPGLQSQAAR; the protein is encoded by the coding sequence ATGAACCGTCGCCTGCCCTCGCTGTCCGCACTGCGCGCCTTCGAGGCCGTCGCCCGGTTGGGCAGCGCCAAGCGCGCGGCCGGGGAGCTGTCCGTCACCCCGGCGGCGATCAGCCACCAGATCCGGCAACTGGAAGGCGAGCTGGGCCTGGCGCTGTTCGTTCGCAGGCCGCGGCAGCTGCTGCCGACGCCACAGGGACAGGAACTGCAGCGCAGCCTCACCGGCGCCTTCGGTGCGATGGCGGCCGCGGTCGAGCGCGTGCGCGCGCCGCAGCGGCGCAGCCTGACCCTGAGCACCACGCCGGCGGTGGCCTCGCGCTGGCTGGTGCCGCGCCTGCCGCAGTTGCGCGAGGCCTGTCCCGGACTGGACCTGCGCATCCACGTCTCGCACGAACCGGTGGCGCTCGACGGCATCGAGGCCGATGCGGCGATCCGCTACGGCAGCGGCCACTGGCCCGGCCTGATCGCCTACAGGCTGTTCGCCAACGTATTCGCGCCTGTGTGCAGCCCTACCCTGGCGTTGCGCGAGCCGCGCGAGATGACGCGCCACACGCTGCTGCACTTCGCCCCGCCGGGAGCGCGCAGCGCGCCGGTCGACTGGCCCGCCTGGCAACGCCGCGCACGCGTGCCAGGCCTCGATGCCGGGATCGGGCCGGTGTTCTCCGACGAAACCCACACCATCTCCGCCGCGCTGGCCGGCCAGGGCGTGGCATTGATGAGCCTGGCCCTGGTCGCCGACGAACTGGCGATCGGCTCGCTGGTGCAGCCGTTCGGCCCGCAGTTGCAGGCCGAGCCGTTCCACCTGGTGCATCCGGAGGACGGGCGCGAGGACTGCTGGCTGACGACCCTGCGCGACTGGATCCTCGGGCTGCCGCAACCCGGGTTGCAGTCGCAAGCCGCGCGTTGA